The proteins below are encoded in one region of Rhododendron vialii isolate Sample 1 chromosome 7a, ASM3025357v1:
- the LOC131332966 gene encoding classical arabinogalactan protein 4-like has protein sequence MARSGSAILFVLLALVPLSAFAQSPSSSPASSPTQSTRPVPPPPPPPPHAPDPPPLASPTASPISSPTPSPATAPVPAPATTSVPPPAAMTPSSISAPALSPTPPASGATLNRVTVAGSAAAAVVFFAATLLL, from the coding sequence ATGGCTCGCTCCGGTAGCGCAATCTTGTTCGTGCTACTCGCTCTGGTTCCCTTGTCCGCCTTCGCCCAGTCTCCAAGTTCATCTCCAGCCTCTTCGCCAACACAATCCACCAGGCCGGtgccccctcctcctcctcctcctcctcatgcTCCTGATCCCCCGCCGCTCGCCTCTCCAACCGCCTCGCCAATATCCTCTCCCACCCCCTCTCCTGCAACGGCTCCCGTACCGGCTCCTGCAACGACTTCCGTGCCCCCTCCCGCCGCCATGACTCCGTCCTCCATCTCCGCCCCTGCACTCTCTCCCACTCCTCCTGCCAGCGGCGCCACGTTGAACAGAGTCACCGTCGCTGGATCTGCTGCTGCCGCCGTTGTTTTTTTCGCTGCGACTCTGTTGCTTTAG